A region of the Stieleria neptunia genome:
ACTGTGCTGCCCAGATTCACCAATTTGACAACGAAACAAAGGTCCTCCACGGGATCGCGTCGTCGATCGGCAGCGATGTTCCGTTCTTTCTTGCCGATCGGGACTGCCAGTCGGTGATGGCGGCCCATGCGACCGGTCGCGGCGAGTTGTTGTCACCGCTGGGAGACTGTCCATCGATACACTTTGTGGTGGCGTATCCATCGAGGAGCCTGTCGACAGCGGGCGTTTACGCACAGTTGAAGGTTCCCGAGCGAGCGGTTTCATCGACGTCCTTTTTGCAGGCGCTTGGGCGTGGAGATCGCGAGCGGATGGGCCAGGCGATGATGAATCGGCTGACCGGTCCGGCGTTGAAAATTCTGCCACAGCTGAACGAATTATTGGAATCACTGTGGCAATGCGGACTCCAACCGTGTCAACTAACTGGTAGCGGTTCGGCATGTTTTGGGATTGCCAAGGATGTCGAACAGGCCAAGGAGATCGTGAAGCGTTTAGAGACCGAGTTGCAACCTGGTGTTTTGCTTCGTGTGGCGCAAACGGTTCCTGCTGCGACACCCATTGAAATCGAGCCGAGCTAGAACGCAGTCATTAGCGAGGGAGTTCAGATCGTGGAGATAACGGAGATTCGAATCAAGTTAATGGAGTCGTCGGAAGACCGGCTGCGAGCGTTTTGTTCGATCACGATCGATGGCTGTTTCGTGGTCCGCGATTTGAAGATCATCGACGGTGCCAACGGACCGTTCGTGGCGATGCCGAGTCGGAAGTTGACCGGTCATTGCAATCGCTGCCACCACAAGAATCATTTGCGTGCCAGTTACTGTAACCATTGCGGTCACAAGCTTTCCTTCGACAGCGACGGCGCGCTCGACTCGCCGCAAAAGCTGTATGCCGACGTCGCCCATCCGATCAACAGCGAGTGCCGCGAACTGATACAGGACGCGGTGATTCACGAGTTTGAAGCGGAGTTGAGTCGTTGCCAACAACCAGGCTATCGTTCGCGCTACGATGACGACTTTGCCGATGCCGGCGAAGACGTGGACACGGCGTTGATTGACCCGGCCCACGCCTCGCCGAGCCCCTCCAAGCAACGAAAACCGAGCGAGCAGGAAGAGAAGCGTGTCGGCGGCAACGACTCGGAATTCGGCGCCGGGATTTTTTGATCGACGATGTTTCGCGGGGACCTGCATCGGCCTCGATTTCCGGAACGGACTGGCCATAGGGATCGTCGTTCGCTAAAACGAGTTTGAGTCCGCCATCGGATCAATCATCTCAACCGACGTTGTCGAACGTCGGCCGAACCCTTTTTGATAGCATCGCCCACTACGGTGACCAAGGACGGCCCCGTGAACACGCCTTTCGTTCGAGTATTAAGACTGGCATTTCGCCGTCACTGGGCCATCGCGGGAATCGCGGTTTCCTCGCTGGCGATCGCACTGTTGTGGAGTGCCAATATCAGTGCGGTGTTGCCGATCGTCGACGTCGTCTTTGCCGGCGATACGCTTTCGGAATACGTCCAGGAGTCGATTGAGAAAGCGGATCAGGCGGCGGAGACGTACACCGCCAGAATCGCCGAACTCGAATCCGGCGTGGTCTCCCAGGGCGATTCCATCGACGAGCTCCGC
Encoded here:
- a CDS encoding 4-(cytidine 5'-diphospho)-2-C-methyl-D-erythritol kinase, producing MTIARTSPPAKLNLFLEIPARRDDGYHEIDTVMAAIDWRDELEIESIPQPRIELTADWLPSVESVAGELGLDAGQGRVPELLRIPTDDSNLVVRALAAFRTQFGVQTGFRVRLGKRIPAGAGMGGASSDAAHAIDCAAQIHQFDNETKVLHGIASSIGSDVPFFLADRDCQSVMAAHATGRGELLSPLGDCPSIHFVVAYPSRSLSTAGVYAQLKVPERAVSSTSFLQALGRGDRERMGQAMMNRLTGPALKILPQLNELLESLWQCGLQPCQLTGSGSACFGIAKDVEQAKEIVKRLETELQPGVLLRVAQTVPAATPIEIEPS
- a CDS encoding SpoVG family protein, giving the protein MEITEIRIKLMESSEDRLRAFCSITIDGCFVVRDLKIIDGANGPFVAMPSRKLTGHCNRCHHKNHLRASYCNHCGHKLSFDSDGALDSPQKLYADVAHPINSECRELIQDAVIHEFEAELSRCQQPGYRSRYDDDFADAGEDVDTALIDPAHASPSPSKQRKPSEQEEKRVGGNDSEFGAGIF